Part of the Neisseria brasiliensis genome is shown below.
ATTCTGATCAATTTCAGCCGTTCCCGTCGATAAAGTCATGTTGAAACGAAATTTGTCCGCCGAGCCGGTGAAATCTATGCCTAAACCATCAGCCGCCAATGCGTCGCAATCAGATTCTATCTTGCGACTGTTGGTGGTTTTTGTGCTGATTTTAATTTTTTTCGCACTATTATTGGCACGCTTTGTTTATCTGCAAGTAGTGCGCCATGATGACTTTACCGGTCGGGCATCTACCAACCGCATCACCATCATTCCCAAACCGCCCATTCGCGGTGAAATTGTTGATGTCAATGGCGTACCTTTAGCGAAAAATTATCCGGTGTTCTCATTGGAAGTGATTCCAAGTGAAATTGAAGGCAAGATGGATGATTTAATCGAAGCCTTAAGGCAGTATGTCAACATCAGCGAAACGGATTTGAAACGTTTCAAAAAATACCGCGAAACTTATCGTAAATACGAAAATATTCCGCTCAAATTAAAGCTGACGGATGAAGAAGCTGCCAAGTTGGCCGTGCATTTGCATGAGTTTAAAGGGGTTGAAGTCAATTCGCGTACTTTCCGTTCTTACCCTTATGGCGCGTTAACTTCACATTTTGTCGGTTATATCGGTCGTATCAGCGATCGAGACCAAGAAAAGCTAAAAGAAGAAGACTTGACCGCCCTGTATCGCGGCAGCACCCACATCGGCAAATCTGGTTTGGAAAATTATTATGAACACCAGCTGCATGGTGTGCCGGGTTATCAAGAAGTAGAAAAAGATGCCTATGGCAATATCGTCAAAGTGTTGAAAGATGTGCCGCCTAAAATGGGGCAAACTTTGCGCTTAGGCATGGATATCCGCATGCAGCTTGAAGCCGATCGTATTTTAGGCGGCAAGCGTGGCGCTGTGGTGGCGATTAATCCGCAAAACGGTAATGTTTTAGCGTTTGTTTCCAAACCCTCTTTTGACCCGAATTTGTTTATCGATGGCATTGATACGGAGACATGGAAGTCGCTGAATGAAGATTGGCAGCGCCCGTTAATCAATCGTGTGACGCAAGGTCTTTATCCGCCGGGCTCGACGTTTAAACCTTTTATCGGTATGGCTTTTTTGGAAAGCGGTAAGCTGACCCAATCGACAGTATTACCTGCGCCGGGTGCGTGGAGCATTCCCGGTAGCCGACATTTATTCCGCGATGCG
Proteins encoded:
- the mrdA gene encoding penicillin-binding protein 2 → MPKPSAANASQSDSILRLLVVFVLILIFFALLLARFVYLQVVRHDDFTGRASTNRITIIPKPPIRGEIVDVNGVPLAKNYPVFSLEVIPSEIEGKMDDLIEALRQYVNISETDLKRFKKYRETYRKYENIPLKLKLTDEEAAKLAVHLHEFKGVEVNSRTFRSYPYGALTSHFVGYIGRISDRDQEKLKEEDLTALYRGSTHIGKSGLENYYEHQLHGVPGYQEVEKDAYGNIVKVLKDVPPKMGQTLRLGMDIRMQLEADRILGGKRGAVVAINPQNGNVLAFVSKPSFDPNLFIDGIDTETWKSLNEDWQRPLINRVTQGLYPPGSTFKPFIGMAFLESGKLTQSTVLPAPGAWSIPGSRHLFRDAVRSGHGSANLSRAIQVSSDTFFYRAGYELGIDKTHPYLAEFGLGAQTGIDLPNEYRGILPSREWKAKRFAKAKSPSAREWMPGEMVSVSVGQGYNAYTPLQMAHATASLANDGVVYRPHLVREILNYNNREITKINPVPERTIPFKHDNFEYIKNAMVKVLKPGGTGHRIGAGLAYPMGGKTGTAQVVQIQQGKSYNAAALREQHRDHAWFISFAPVNKPEIAIAVLLENGGWGANAAPLARSLTDFYMLNVKQNQFPPESEAWVKQATIGVQQAKPVPPSIFQTAYQHSVTSQPTKETHND